The Syngnathus scovelli strain Florida chromosome 21, RoL_Ssco_1.2, whole genome shotgun sequence DNA segment AAAGGTCAAATTCAGAATGCAGGAAATGTGGGCCACGTATTTGGTGTACAACTAACAAGTGGCGCGACGACGCTTTGGAGTATAAAAGACCGGTCTTGGCTGGCAGACGGCAGTTAGTTAAGGCCGTTAATTTCCCCGCAGACGCGCCGCTGCGGGCGACACGCTGGGGCCGTACTTAAGCATTATTAATGTGACAGGCTTCGGTGCAAGGCCAATCAATTAAACAGGAGCAATCACCGTCGCCTGGATGGCGGGCGGGCAGCCATTTTAAGGAGCCGACGGGGGCGGGAGAGCGGCACAAAACAATAGCACCTTGCAGCCGTCATCTGGCCTTTTTAGCCGTCACGTCCAATCGGCCCGTCTCTGCCTTGATGTGGCACAAGAGCTCTCACGTCGACGCAGCGGGGAAGGAATTGGAGCTCGCGTGCAAATGCAGACGACCGGAGATTTTTATTGGCTTCTTTCTACTTTTGCATAAAGGCGCCTCTAGAGGCCGTTTCAAGTTTCCTTGATTTGCAGGGAACAGGAAGCACACAAAGTCCAAGTAAAGCTGAGGAAGCTTCGCACATCCAAATTGCACAAATCTTTTGAGACCCGATGACGTCGCCCGCCGACGTCCAACTTTGAAGCTGCCGTGTTGGCGGAGGGGTGCGACCCGTCCATAAACGTGTCCCCCCTGGGTGAAATACAAGCGGGAGATTTGGGGGCTTTCTGTTCAAAAGTCATGAATTACGACGACAGCGGGGTGGAAAAATGTGCAGCCATTTAGGGAGCGAGCCGGGAATTTGGTGCGGCGCGCCTCGGCGGCCCATCCATCAGGGCCACAATAAAAGAGTTTTTGGCTGACTCTGGGAATTTATGGTCGCCCTTCCCTGTCCTAATAAGTCAAGCCGGCGTGTCAGCGGCTGACAGGCCGTTGCCAAAAACAGCGGCGGCGTCATCAATCAAAAAACACTTGCATCTGTTTAGCTTTCGCCTGATCAGCAAGACATTTATAGGCTATTGAGTAATAAGATAAGTGGCTTGCCtttcaaaggggggaattggaGAAATGGAAGATTTCAGGATGAACGGCAACCGCAAgacatttttataaaacatCGTAGAGAGTGTCATTTTGGATTTTGACTGAGGCTATTCATTTAGTCCAGATGTTCCATTTTGAACTGCTTTTTTCAGATTGGGAACGTACCTGTAGTAGTCTTTTTGGCCAAAAAAATTCTTTCGGCCAATCTATTCATCtattgcacaggtgtcaaactcaaggcccgggggccagatatggcacgctaagacaaattgtgcatcaaattcgtgtcattactagaattgcaaattgtcttcacttttaataatagctgtttttttaaatatttgaccagtttttactcgtctgatttgaaaacgaattatttgtcagtttgttttgtagcttttactgtatataatatgaggtgctcatacatttatttgggttgacagtcataatcgcCCTCCAAaaaaagctatgactacaatgcgggccGCGAAAAaatttagtttgacacccctgatctactgGTACGTGCAAATCTAAcggtagctttttttttctcaagaaccacaaagaaaagaaatgtaGTCAAGATGGCGAGCAACGTCCTCGCGTTCGTCTTTCGTTAAGATTACAGAGGCCGAGATGATGGATGGCTAAGTCGGAGACGACACTTCCCCTTCTCTTGATTTTGCTTTTGCACGTGGCAGTGACCTGAATGTGACTGAGGAGAAGAAATGCAGACGGCTGACAGATAACTGGCAAGCAGGATGGAGAAGTGACAGATGCCCGGCTGCATTCGGGAGCAGAAAGCACGCCAAAACACGTCAAGCGGATGGACGGAAAGACGGACAAGCGGCGTGCTCCCCAGCCgtgggttatttcttaatgactCATATGTGCTCCAAAAAAGAGACTGTCTTGTCAACATGGGAAGTGgaagaaaaggaaagaaaaggaagCTCAAGTGGCACTGGATGACTTGATAGTTGCTCTGATTTGCCAACAGGCTCCAGACTAGTAATAACTAACAACTCACAACAATGCCAGAAAACCACCGAGGTAAACAAATGTGAAAGGTCAACTTCTTATTGTGGAGAAAGGAGGACTCCATTTGGCCACGCCCCCAAAGAACAAAAACTATCAGGtaaaaaaacagtttaagcCGGCATCTCCACAAGTGAGTCTGACAGACTACTAGTTGGGCTTTGCGCCTTTTCAGCCAATATAtaattaaagttaaagttaaagtcccaatgatcatcgtcacacacacatctgggtgtggtgaaatttgtcctctgcatttaacccatccccatgtgattttgatccatcccctgggggagaggggagcagtgagcagcagcggtgccgcgctcgggaatcatttggtgatctaaccccccaattccaacccttaatgctgagtgccaagcagggaggcaatgggtcccatttttatagtctttggtatgacccggccggggtttgaacccacaaccttccagtctcagggcggacactctactactgggccactgagctggtgaaATTGTAATCAAAATTGTTTGGCTTCATAATTTTAATTCTAAGTTATTGAGACGAGACAATCGGTTCTTCTACGGCTTGGTGCAATAAAGGTCGCGGAAACACTGGATGAGATCATCTACGTGCGTGCCGTCGTCGCAAATCCACCCGAGCAGAGTGCGGGCAAGCGCACAGAGCCAATTACGCGAGAAAACACCGCGTTAAAAGGGTCCGCGAGCGTGAAAGACACTCTCGTGGGGATGCTGCACGTCATTTTCCTTTCGTCTTTTCACCTCGGATCAACTCTTGCAGGCTGCAATCCACGCGGACAAGAGCGAACGAGCGCGCACGGGGACGTGGGCGGGGGCGGAGTGATCCTGCCTTCCTCCTTTGACGCACCAGGCCAGccactcttcctcctcctctttcctcctcctcctcctcctcctcctcctcctgtaaTCCGAGCGCGCTCTCGGACCGGCGACCACACTGTCACAGGACGCTGACGGGAGAAGACGACACATGCGGAGACCACACGACACGGCACGGAATGTCCACGCACGTTCATAAGGATTTAACGCTTTTGGGTTTGGCCGTGCGTGTCCGCAGGAGGTTTGACGGCAGATTTTGAAGGGCTTTGCGGAGCACACGCGCACCGGCCACGCATGCATTTCTCGGCCATTTCCACGAGCTTTGGGTCATGATCACATCGCCCACGGTGACCGTCCTGAGACACAGCACTAATTCAGCGTGGGAGAGCCGCTCCTCGCCCGGGGAGAGAGGCGCACCGAGCCTCGACAGTCGCCTGTACGCGCACCGCAGCACCACCGCCCCCAACAACTCCGTCGTCTCCTCTCCCGCAGACCCAAACCGCCAAGCCGGCCGTCTGCCTATCAAGCTGCTAAAAATGCTCACGGCCCGGGCGGGACACATCATCCACCCGGAGTACCTCCAGCCGCTGCCGTCCACGCCGATAAGTCCCATCGAGGTGAGTGCCCCCCACTCgtgcataacccccccccccccccccccccctttaaatATGTCGACAGCGTGTAACTGCGATGTATTCTGCTTCACAGCTGGACGCCAAGAAGAGCCCACTGGCACTTTTGGCTCAAACATGCTCCCAGATCGGGAAGCCGGACCCCCCGGCCTCCTCCAAGCTTTCCTCGGTGGCGAGCGGCGGTGACAAGGAGAGCAAAGCCGGGCCGCTGAAGATCAGCGACATCGGCGGGGACGACAAGTCGAGCTTCATGCCCTACGCCAAGTCGGTGTCATCTTTGGACAGCAAGAAGGAGTCGATCCTGAGCGGAGATAAGAACGGTTTTCGGGTGCCGAGCGCCGCCTGCCCGCCATTCACGCCCAGGACCGGCAGCCGGAGCGCGAGCCCAAGTTCTTGCGCCTCTGCCTCACCGCTGCCGAGTGACGGCAAACCGGCGGCAGATAAGGACGACAAAAAGGAGTGCGAGCGCCATAAAAATGCGTCGTCGCCGGAGAGCGGCAGGACGAGTGGAATTAGCCCCGATGGCAGCCAGGAGAGCGCGCCCGGGTCAAAGGTCGTCACGACGGACTCGTCGTCCGTCACCTCGTCGGTGCTGGGCTCTGGACTGGTGGCTCCGGTTTCCCCATACAAGCCCGGTCACACGGTTTTCCCCCTTTCCTATCCTGGGAGTTTAGCGGGCGCTTACGCGAGTTACGCGCAGCCCTTCCTGCCGCCAGGCATGAGTCTGGAGCACGCCAAGTCCAGCAGTCAGCTCCTGAGCGCTCAGTTTGCGGCGTGCAGCAAGGCCGGGAGCAGCCCCATGGCAGGGGCCTCCCCTCCTTCGCTCATGTCCGCCGGCTTGTGTCGGGACCCGTACTGCCTCAGCTACCACTGCACCGGCCATTTGTCGGTGACCTCCGGCGCCAACTGTGTGCATGACGCCGCCGCCTCGGCCCTCAAGTCGGGATACCCGCTCGTGTACTCGGCGCACCCGCTGCACGGCGTGCCGTCGTCTGCGCCGTCCTTCGGCGGACACCCGCTGTATCCGTACGGATTCGTGCTGCCCAACGACCCGCTGCCGCACGTCTGCAACTGGGTGTCGGCCAACGGCGCGTGTGACAAGCGCTTCTCCAGCTCCGAGGAGCTGCTGGGCCACCTGCGGACTCACACGGCCTTCGCGGCCGGCTCGGAGAAGCTGCTCGCAGGCTACCCGGGCTCGTTAGGAGCCATGGCCTGCCACGTGCATTTGCCCTCCGGCAGCAGC contains these protein-coding regions:
- the LOC125991371 gene encoding zinc finger protein 503 produces the protein MITSPTVTVLRHSTNSAWESRSSPGERGAPSLDSRLYAHRSTTAPNNSVVSSPADPNRQAGRLPIKLLKMLTARAGHIIHPEYLQPLPSTPISPIELDAKKSPLALLAQTCSQIGKPDPPASSKLSSVASGGDKESKAGPLKISDIGGDDKSSFMPYAKSVSSLDSKKESILSGDKNGFRVPSAACPPFTPRTGSRSASPSSCASASPLPSDGKPAADKDDKKECERHKNASSPESGRTSGISPDGSQESAPGSKVVTTDSSSVTSSVLGSGLVAPVSPYKPGHTVFPLSYPGSLAGAYASYAQPFLPPGMSLEHAKSSSQLLSAQFAACSKAGSSPMAGASPPSLMSAGLCRDPYCLSYHCTGHLSVTSGANCVHDAAASALKSGYPLVYSAHPLHGVPSSAPSFGGHPLYPYGFVLPNDPLPHVCNWVSANGACDKRFSSSEELLGHLRTHTAFAAGSEKLLAGYPGSLGAMACHVHLPSGSSPVSPGAALALRGSPHHPLGLASRYHPYSKSPLPAPGAPVPMPTATAAYYSPYALYGQRLTTASALGYQ